A single window of Helicobacter pylori NCTC 11637 = CCUG 17874 = ATCC 43504 = JCM 12093 DNA harbors:
- a CDS encoding NuoB/complex I 20 kDa subunit family protein, giving the protein MQQAPVVLSTLDKLLNWGRSNSLWPLTYGLACCAIEMMATGGSRFDFDRFGTIFRASPRQSDVMIIAGTLTKKHAEFMRRLYDQMPEPKWVISMGSCANTGGMFNTYATVQGADRVVPVDIYLPGCAPRPETLQYALMVLQDKIRRSKAIKQDAPKRLV; this is encoded by the coding sequence ATGCAACAAGCACCAGTTGTTCTAAGCACTTTGGATAAATTATTGAATTGGGGGCGTTCTAATTCGCTTTGGCCTTTAACTTACGGCTTGGCGTGTTGCGCGATTGAGATGATGGCGACAGGGGGTTCAAGGTTTGATTTTGACAGATTTGGCACGATTTTTAGAGCGAGTCCTAGGCAATCTGATGTGATGATCATCGCTGGCACGCTCACTAAAAAACATGCCGAGTTTATGCGCAGGCTCTATGATCAAATGCCTGAGCCTAAATGGGTGATTTCTATGGGGAGTTGCGCTAACACGGGCGGGATGTTCAACACTTATGCGACCGTTCAAGGAGCGGACAGAGTTGTTCCTGTGGATATTTACTTGCCCGGTTGCGCGCCGCGCCCAGAAACTTTACAATACGCTCTTATGGTTTTGCAAGATAAAATCAGACGCTCTAAAGCGATCAAACAAGACGCTCCTAAAAGGTTAGTGTGA
- a CDS encoding NAD(P)H-quinone oxidoreductase subunit 3, translated as MQQATEALNHPYFGVFVLLVFTFWVFNLTLRIQRFLSRKMAQKKGEKLKLAPYECGPVALKQPNRVSHHFYIMAMLFILFDVEIVFMFPWAIDFKKLGLFGLVEMLGFVFFLTIGFIYALKRNALSWQKLEVK; from the coding sequence ATGCAACAAGCCACAGAAGCATTGAATCACCCCTATTTTGGCGTTTTTGTTTTGCTAGTATTCACCTTTTGGGTGTTTAACTTAACCTTAAGGATTCAAAGGTTTTTAAGCCGTAAAATGGCTCAAAAAAAGGGCGAAAAGCTCAAGCTCGCTCCCTATGAATGCGGGCCTGTGGCTCTCAAACAGCCTAATAGGGTGTCGCACCATTTCTATATCATGGCCATGCTTTTTATTTTATTTGATGTAGAAATCGTTTTCATGTTTCCTTGGGCGATTGATTTTAAAAAATTAGGCTTGTTTGGGCTCGTTGAAATGCTAGGCTTTGTCTTCTTTTTAACCATTGGTTTTATTTACGCTTTAAAGCGAAACGCTTTGAGTTGGCAGAAATTAGAGGTGAAATAA